A DNA window from Plodia interpunctella isolate USDA-ARS_2022_Savannah chromosome 12, ilPloInte3.2, whole genome shotgun sequence contains the following coding sequences:
- the LOC128674009 gene encoding juvenile hormone esterase-like, translating to MGPVVEIEQGKLEGIKCSDNTFIFRSIPYAKPPIGPLRFSDPLPPESWEGTRDATKPCNVCFQKVMLSPDNSLIGDEDCLYLNVYTPELLTKCSSLRPVLFYIHGGGFAGGNGTDYEQVNVHGHFVERGIVVVTFNYRVGVLGFLSLDIKGAPGNMGLKDQTLALQWVNKNISKFGGNPNDVTLYGVSAGAASVEYQMVSPMSRGLFQKAIAQSGSSMSPWSHASVVKEMSRKITFIKGKNFTNDLDILHYLKEMSIEDLYKTADEVVKGEKTPGGVFFGFCPCIEKPNGWQAFLEESEYEMLKRGDFAKVPYMTTFNSREGLVTVNFGSNLQKLVTEKNFGEFLKVYFPMDDATAAEYDAKFKKLYLSLNIFPEPDAFAIDFFSDLDFLAGIYLAAKLMSKYNPSVYLLEFAYDGNLGYVKKMFKLQNYKGSCHGDDWGHIVKSFNIFEKTEPSEADKVISERLLTIYTNFIKHGKPTIEINDVITTHWEPVEYSNVKYLVMTEALKMERDPLLERMALFEKLYEKYFAK from the exons ATGGGGCCAGTTGTAGAGATAGAACAGGGTAAACTAGAGGGAATAAAATGTAGTGATAATACCTTTATATTCAGGAGTATACCCTACGCTAAGCCACCGATTGGTCCGCTGAGGTTTTCC GATCCCTTACCACCAGAATCCTGGGAAGGAACACGAGATGCAACAAAACCATGCAATGTTTGTTTTCAGAAAGTCATGCTTAGTCCTGACAACAGCTTAATCGGAGACGAGGATTGTTTATATCTGAACGTATATACACCCGAACTCCTCACAAAGTGCTCATCTCTTCGTCCTGTCTTATTCTATATCCATGGAGGAGGGTTTGCAGGAGGCAATGGAACTGATTATGAACAGGTTAATGTACATGGACATTTTGTAGAAAGAGGCATAGTCGTTGTGACTTTTAATTATAGAGTAGGAGTACTCGGGTTTTTGAGCTTGGATATAAAAGGAGCTCCGGGAAATATGGGGTTAAAAGATCAAACTCTTGCACTTCAATGGGTTAATAAGAATATCAGTAAGTTTGGTGGAAATCCCAACGATGTGACTCTTTATGGAGTAAGCGCAGGGGCAGCGTCTGTTGAATATCAGATGGTGTCACCTATGTCCAGGGGGCTTTTTCAGAAAGCAATTGCTCAGTCCGGTTCATCGATGTCTCCCTGGTCTCACGCAAGTGTCGTTAAAGAAATGAGTcgcaaaataacatttattaaaggCAAAAATTTCACAAATGACCTTGATATTCTACATTACCTGAAAGAAATGTCAATTGAAGATTTGTACAAGACTGCAGATGAAGTTGTGAAGGGCGAAAAGACACCTGGTGGCGTTTTCTTTGGGTTCTGCCCATGCATAGAGAAACCAAATGGCTGGCAAGCATTTTTGGAGGAATCTGAGTACGAAATGCTTAAACGAGGTGATTTTGCAAAAGTGCCTTACATGACCACCTTTAATTCTCGCGAAGGTCTCGTCACCGTTAATTTCGGTTCAAATTTACAGAAATTAGTCACAGAAAAAAATTTCGGTGAATTTTTGAAAGTATACTTTCCAATGGACGATGCGACAGCTGCCGAATACGAcgctaaatttaaaaaactttatttatcactGAACATTTTTCCTGAACCGGATGCTTTTgctatagattttttttcggATTTAGACTTTCTTGCTGGAATTTATCTTGCAGCTAAACTGATGTCTAAATACAACCCATCAGTATATTTACTTGAATTTGCTTATGATGGTAATTTGGGCTATGTGAAGAAAATGTTTAAGCTACAAAACTACAAAGGATCCTGTCACGGTGATGACTGGGGACATATAGTGAAGAGCTTCAATATATTTGAGAAAACCGAACCATCCGAAGCTGATAAAGTAATTAGTGAGCGGCTATTGAcaatttatacaaactttattaaacATGG GAAACCTACTATTGAAAT